From the Pseudanabaena sp. FACHB-2040 genome, one window contains:
- a CDS encoding helix-turn-helix transcriptional regulator, producing the protein MGRASQALKQILETYGITQNQLAVTMGVERGSVFRWYHDKRDPTAETVVEIVEALKSLNYQAAEEFVQLYLGNVLKGESQEEA; encoded by the coding sequence ATGGGTAGAGCAAGTCAAGCACTCAAGCAGATTTTAGAGACTTACGGCATCACTCAAAATCAACTGGCCGTTACGATGGGTGTTGAGCGCGGTAGCGTATTTCGCTGGTACCACGACAAGCGAGATCCTACGGCTGAAACGGTGGTGGAAATTGTAGAAGCTTTGAAGAGCCTGAATTATCAAGCTGCAGAAGAGTTTGTGCAGCTATATTTAGGGAACGTGCTTAAGGGTGAAAGCCAAGAAGAAGCTTGA